In the Oncorhynchus tshawytscha isolate Ot180627B linkage group LG17, Otsh_v2.0, whole genome shotgun sequence genome, tcctctcctccaaacGGCTTAGACAGCTTCTTCTTCTTACCGTAGTAATACGCTGGGGACAACACTCAACACAGTTCATATGGGCTCAATTCTGATACAGGTTAGCTATTCATGTAAAAGGAGGTTAAATCAAACAAATGGCTGTGTGtattttcgtgtgtgtgtgtgtgtgttttttgtgacagacacacaaactcacacttgTAGAAAATTACTGTATTTGTTCGCGCACGCACACACCAACCTACAAACATATATGAAGTTGATCTTAGTTCCCATCAACAGAAacccacacatgaacacacaagtagagtaaccacacacacatacgctcacTATATTTGGTCttggtctgcatggagcagctctcAGGACACTGGCCTGTGACTTGGACGGGGCTGAAGAGGTTGGGACAGCACTGCAGCTTCACACACACTCTACGACAGAAGTCTGGGATCTGCTCTGCCAGACGCACGATCCGGATAGACGATCGATACGTCTTCCCTTTGTATCTAAGGAGTGGAGAGAAACCGTGTCAGCTCAGGCCAACGAAATTGCTCATACTGGACCTGACACTCAGGATGTTCACCGGGAGCATAATGGTCGCTCCAATCCTGGTCGAGCTCCTCCAGATGGGACTCACTTGGCTTTGAGGGTCTCCTCGTGGCAGTCCCAGTGCTGCTCTTCCACATCCTGTAGTTCCCTCAGAACACGCCCAGGCTTGTAGGCCGCATTGATTAGCATGCTGAGCACCTGCACAGGGACACAGGAGAACACACTTTCTTCAAGACAttgtcatttttttctctctagtTGTGAAGTGAACGTGACACAAAAACTAGAGAACTACTAAAACCAgtagaacacaaacacactcaaggcaacacacattcacacactcacactaggGGTTATCTAGGGAAATTAAAGGACGTTTTTGCtgagttactgtgtgtgtgtgcgcccgcgcgtgtgtgtgtgtgtgtgcgtaaacAGAAATGACTGACAGTTCAAATTAAACTGAAGCTGAGAGACTGCAGGTGGTTAACAAGACATTTCCTTATCTCTCATCCCCCCCTCCGGTCCTTTAATTAGGCATATGCCGCTCTACCTCCTCCAGAATCTGTTGTTAGTTTTCTgatcccataggactctggtcaacactaGTGGGAATAGATTTGGATGCAACCAGTATGTTGATATTCCTCTACCTACCTCTTTGAGGACCAGAGTGCATTTCCCCGGCCCTACAGCCTGTGGCAGCTCAGCGATGCGCCCCTTGTTCAGGTAAGGGCCAGAGAAACAGCGGTGGTTCACGTAGATCCTGGAACAACAGTATCTCCCATTGGCTGagcctggggaggagagagagaagcatcatGGGACATCAGACAATCATCCAATGACAGACAGGTATAAGAATGTCAGGCACCCTATCAAGTTCAAACTTTTGATAGACTATATAGAAGTCCAATtagtttagacaggcagcccaattgtgATATTTTTTCTTACTAATTTGAATTTTGACCGATCAGATCAGCCCTGAAAAAGATCAGACAAATGAGTGGAAAAaacatcagaattgggctgcctgtgtaaaagcAGCCCAACACTTACATTATGTATGACTTGTTCTAAAACTCCACTGGCTTGTTAATGAGGCTTGTATTCGAGGTGTGCTGTACATAACGTAGTGTGATGCCACGCCTCAGTTTACACTTTGTTACTCATACTACTGGAATTGCACAGCTCCGGTTGAATAGTAATTAGACAAATTATAAATATGCATGAGCAAGTTACTTTTTTTTACAGAACTTAGAAGGGCATGAATCTCTCATGGACACAatactgatgtacacacacacacacacacacacacacacacacacacacacacacacacacactaaataaaCAGAACATTGGCTGTGTAAAATGTTGAGAGGAGTGCTAACAGAAGTGTAATATTGATTAATATGTAGAAGCTTGTTCGAACTCAACACTTTTCTGAGACAAGCTGTGAGGTACCAACCGTGATTGTGAAGAGCAACTGTTAGACAGACGAATGTTGTTTGTTCATAAATATGAATCTGCTTTGAAACAGGtgtggcgcacacacacacacacacactctctctctctctctctacagggctTTTCCATGCTAATCATGATCATCATTAACTCTCATTTTCATTAATAGCTGTAAATAAATCATCTCATATTTGAATTATGAATCTTGTTTACCTGTGTCCATGGCAACGGGCTCGCAGAGGTCGAGAGGGATTGTCTCCACGGGTTGCGGCGGAGCCAACCTACAGACGGAATATCAATCAACCCATGAGCCAATCAATCAATCGAGTGAACAGCAAAGTCGTCCAATCAAAGACACAGCTATTAAGACCCTGTCAGATTTAGCTGAGTGTGATATATGTCCTTCCCCTAACACAACTGAACAACAACGGAAAACAATGAGGGCTATTGATGAATGAGTCCCTTGGGTGAGAGATATGGTAAAAGAGGTTAGACGAGAGAGGTTGACAAAGTGTTACTGAAAGCCTCATATGTCGTCTCTGAACGACCACTACCCTGATCCTTCAGAGCTGCGTTTCCCAGCCGCGACTGAAACATGTCATTTGTCAATAATAAATCTGTCCTCTGAAAATAAAATGGCAATTTCCAAGTGAACAGCTAGCTACTGTTCCGGGGGGGGTTTGAGAGAGAGGGGCCTCAAGGCTTTTAAGGGTATGCACTTAAGTGTGTTCTCCATCTAGGAGGTTGTAGTGTAAAGTATAGGCCATACATTTCTGTGGCTGCTGACATGGCTTGGCAATGCATTGATTTGTTTTTTGAGTGGAATAGCAATCTGTGTGATGGAACTGTTAAAGTGCTGGATGGGGCTTTTAAAAAAGGGAATGAAACAGTGAGGGTTTAAAATTGGAGTGGTTCTCTGTAGTTTTGGAGCATCAGCGAACTTACTGCTTCTCTGGCTGGACGACGGCTATCTTCTTCTGCTGCTGGCCTGCAATCAACACAAAATAATAGggttttcactgtgtgtgtgtgtgtgtgtgtgtgtgtgagagaaagatacGGGGATACTTACAGACAGGCTTCAGTGGTGGAGTCAAGAGGTAAGCATTGGTCTCACACCATCCTACAGGAAAGATGTCCATGGACTCCACATCCACAATACATTCAGGGACAGACTTAGGCAGGCCTGGAGAGGGACAAAAGAGCATGGGGTAAGAcagctgtccacacacacacacacacacacacacaggactcacCTTCCAGTCTGAGCCACAGCAGGCGACCCCTGACCTGTGTGATCTGAGCCACACACACCTCTGTGGGACTGACAGGGTTAACGGCCTCCAGCCACATGTCTTTAACGAAGCCTCGGCTCTGccacgcctacacacacacacacaaaatgggataaacacacacacacacaaaatgggatactcacacacacacacacacacacacacacacaatgggatAAACAGTAGACATAACAATGGATCCTTCTGCACAAAAGACTTAAGCCACACACATTCTCCTCGGTCTCGTTTGGTTGAGAGGGAATGTCTGTTGTTTATGAATAATCGTTAATTTAAAGGTGCAATACACAGAtatcgctccaccatttcctggttgctaaaattctaatagttcacctaatttcattTTGTGACAAAAACAAGCAgtcatagtgtagagaatcattgtaccatgttaactgctgtgaaatatattttccatcaccaaaaatattgtatttttagctGGTGTATTTAACAcaagtgcacatagaacagatccactgcttcttagactggctttcaagGATAACGACAAATCTATGactgacatttctatgtgaatttggtcgggtctcCCAAAAGATGACAGAATGTAACTTTAAGGGGGGTGGGCACAGGGATgacaagagggaggaagagagagggaaggagagagaaggatgaggacATTGGGGagaagaggcatggagagagggaaggagagagaaggatgaggcgAGGAAttgaaggaggaaggaagagaaagtaTCTTACGTCAGGGAAGCATGCGTCGGGGGCGGCCTCAGTCCAACTCTGTTTCAGGTAGTCCGCCCAATCAAAGTCCTGGCTCTGGTAGCCCCTGGGCCGCTCTAGACCAATCCCGTTTTTCAGACACCACTGGACGGGGAGGATGCCCGGCGACTCAGAATGGCACACCAGGGACAGGGGTGTGGCCTCTGGAGTGAGGTCATCCACTGTGACCTGGAAGTAGTGCTCATTGtagacctacagagagacagaatgatgGGTACGATATTACCATGGCTGCATTAACACAGAAACACTTAAGGGTATGACTAGGTTTGATACTGtttggtggggtggtggggtgtgaTACTGTTTGGTGGGGTGTGATACTGTTTGGTGGGGTGTGATACTGTTTGGTGGGGTTAGATAGAGTTGGCTAACGTTTGAAATGGCCAGGTAGGCCCACCTGTGTGACAGATACAGGGCAGATGTGGAACGGTTCCGACGGCGACACCATCTCCAGCTTCATCCCCGTCCTGAAGGAGTGTTTGGTCAGGTCTGCATGGTCCTGAAATAACCGGGTCACCGTGGAAAACACACACGTCTTTTAATGGTCACTGCAAACAGGCTTTGTTAACAAACACTAAGCAGTGGGACTAGGCTATACAATTAAAATGTTATTACTTTGATATTACTGACTCGTCTGCTCAACCGCCCAAATATGCTCGGAGTTAGAACAAATAATAGCTATGTGAGTCTGACTAATTGTCTGTGACAGGTGTGTTTGACCTATAGAGACAAATAGAGCTAGCTAGCGTGGCCCTTTGAAACCCACTGACACCGAGGCCATCAGACAGGTCCCGTCAGATCACTGTCGTCTGTACAACAGGTACACACCCAGACTTAAGAGGGGCGTGGGAAAGACAGCAGCttatcactacacacacacaccataaaccCACACACAATAGACACACCCATACACAGGCAGGAGCGGAGGTGTCGGAGCTACGTAACGTAATCATTTTACGTTGACATTTTAgtgatttagcagacactcttgtcCGGAGTGACTTGGTGCATCCATCTGAAGATAGCtcggtgagacaaccacataccaCAGTTGtagcaagtacattttccctcgaCAAAGTAGCTATTCACAAAGTCAGTGCTTTTGTTTACTGAGGGATTTTATATCTTTAGtatcatacatttttttgttcttGATTTTTTTTCGAGAAGATTGGCGAAGTCTTGACATTAGTGGGAAGCTTGTCCTACCATTGGGtatccaggacagagaagagttttAACTGGGTGGAGTGGAATCTTATGACATGATGTCGTTTGTTAAATGACTGATCGGAACTCAGGGGTTTGACTACACTGATTAAGTGAGTATTTGATTCGTGTAACAGTTAAACCAGCCGCCCCACATGGCCTGATAAGGACACGCAGTAAGAATGGTCACGGGAACTGACAAACCTGCACAAGAGTACACATTAAGATGGTTGCGTGTAGAAGCACTTCCTGTGTCACAGGGCTACTTCCTGTGTGGCTGACCCTCACCTTAAACACCTCCAGGGGCAGTGGGTTCTGCTGGGCCTCGCTCCGCACCGCCTCCAGGGCCTCCTGCCACTCGAGGGCGCTCTTCAGGCCGCGCAACtctgagacgagagagagaggtgacagtcAGAATATGACTGAAACTCAGCATCAAATGAAAGACCTTACAAATCTCTCTCAACTGTTTATTTAAAGGGAAATATTCAGCAATGTCTCACAAAACTAGCtttaacttccttcaaactgcatgcagacgCAAACATGGTGCCCATGGGATCATCTGACCGGGTTAGTAGAGAGGGCTTCATCCCCAACATCTCACACTATCCCTTTAAGCAAAACTCTCCCAGTGTTTTCCAAATGTTTttaagttgtttaaaaaaaaatcagatgTCATTTAAATGAATAAATCTTACAACCACATGACCCTCCCCTTCCCACTCTCAACAAACTGGCTCACCTGGAACTACAGCTGAGACTGGAGACAATGATGTGGATTTCTATCGATCATTTGGAGAGGAGATTTGTAAAGTTTTGTGGAGTTGTACATTTTCCATGTTATAACAGTGGACCAGTGTATGTATGTCTGAAGGAACATGTTTCTATGTGTCATTGCAAGTGTGAGTGTGTTGCTATGATTGTGACATTGTGTGTGTTATGTTCTGTGGAAAGGTGTTTTTTGACAAAGTCATCAGATCTGTAGAAGTTGAAACTGAAAGATCTACATCTTGAATATGAACTGAAGTCAGCATGTTGagtcattcagagagagagacacatagaaagaggcagggacacagagacagacagcgacagaaacagagacagacagtcagatagagagactgtcaaagagacagacaaagacagagacagagacagacacaaagagactaagagacacagagagagacagagacacagagagagacagcgacacacagagagacagagacagacagagggacagaaacagagagagggacagagacagacaggcagacagagagtgacacagggagacagagagagacacagggagagagacacagggagacagagagagacacagggagacagacacggggagacagagagagacagacacggggagacagagagacccacagggagacagagagagacacggggagacagagagagacacagggagacagacacgggaaacagagagacacacagggagacagagagagacacagggagacagagagagacacggggagacagagagagacacggggagacagagagagacacggggagacagagacggggagacagagagagacacaggagacagagagagacacgggagacagagagagacagagagagacacgggagacagagagagacacgggagacagagacgggagacagagacgggagacagagacgggagacagaaagacagaaacagagagacagaaagacagagagacagacagacagacggcagacagacagagacagaaacagagagacagagagagggagagatagacagtcaaagagacagacaaagacagagacagacaaatacagagatagagagagacacggagacagagagagacagagagacagagagagagagagacagagagagacagagagagacagagatagagagagagacagagagtgagagagagagacagacagagagagacagacagagagacagagagagtgaaagatagagacagacagacagagacagacagagacagacagagagagacagagagagacagagagagacagacagagagacagagagagtgaaagatagagacagacagagagacagacagagagacttgaTAAGGTGGTTTATGATATTGAACAGAGAGAAGGGAAACTCCCAACTACTCTGAACGGTGTAAAACAGTCATAAAAACGTTGACACACGATAGATGATTATGTGTGGGTGTAACATTGATCCTCACGACATCAAGGTTACCAAACTACCACTACCGCAGCTGAATGTGACCCAGATCCCCTCCCTTCATGTAGCTATGACCCCTTACCTGCTGGGGGCTCCAGTGACAGGCGGTTCTCCTGAGCCCAGCCCAGTGGGCGGAGCCTCACGTCGAGGTAGAACAGCCAGGTGTCGTGGGTGTCGTCTTGGATACCTACATGGCGTAGGCGGAGCCTCCCACCAATGTTCTGGGCGACGCGGGCAGCCCAGTAGAGGTAGGGGTCAGTGAGGTCCCGTACCTCCATCACCGAACCCTCCACAATCAGATCCACTGTGTTCTTCCCCCTCAGAGCCTGAAGAGAAggatgggaagagggagaggaagaggagagagatggagagggagggaaaaagggaattgatggaaagtattcaaatctgtgtgtacagtgccttcagaaacccCTTGATCTACATTTTATTGTGTTGTAGCCTAAATGTAAAATGgatggtgtcccccagggctcagttCTAGGCCTACCCTCTTCTCTTTATACACCAAGGCACTGGGCTCTGaaatatcctcacatggtctctcttatcactgctatgcagatgacactcagCTACTTTTCACCTTCCCCTCTTCTGACACTCAGATGGCGACACCTATCTCTGCGTGCTTGGCAGATATCttagcttggatgtcggcccaacacctcaagctcaacaagacggagctgctcttcctaCCGGGAAAGGCCTGCCGGTTGAAAGACATCTCCATCACGGTTCacaactccacagtgtcgccctcccagagtgcaaagaaccaaCCTTGCCGTGACCCTGGACAAtaccctgtcattctctgcaaacatcaaaacaatgacccgctcctgcaggttcatgctctacaacatccgtagagtacgaccctaccacACGCAGGGAGCtgtgcaggtcctaatccaggcacttgtcatctcccgtctggatAACTGCAACTTCCCAAGCTCTCCCATGTCATCCCGCTCCTTCACACACTCCACAGGCTTCAGGTCAAAGCTAGCGTcgactacaagaccatggtggttacctacggagcagcaagaggaactacccctccctaccttcaggctatgctcaaatccTACACCCCAACCAgagcactctgttctgccacctctggtctcttggcagTCCCACCCATACGGGAGGGtagctcccactcagcccagtccaagctcttccaGAGCCAGCATCCCCCTACATTTAGGACAGCAGATTCCCTGCCCATATCCAAAAGCACCTGAAagcctacctcttcaaagagcaTGTTaatcagcttcatcaataagtgcatcgatgacgtcattcccacattgactgtacatacatatcccaaccagaaaccatggattacaggcaacatccgcatcgagctaaaggctcaAGTGGaagactaatccggatgcttataagaaatcgacgctatgccctcagatgaaccatcaaacaagcaaagcgtcaatataggattaagattgaatcctactataccggctctgacactcgttggatgtggcagggcttgaaaactattacggactacaaagggaaacccggacgtgagctgcccagtgacgctaGCCTGCCAGATGAGCAAATGTCTTTTGTGCTCACTTCagggcaagcaacactgaagcatgcacgagagcaccatctgttctggatgactgtgtgataacgctctcggtagctgaTGTGAACAAAACATTTAAACAGGTCCAATtcgcagatccacagatgacgcaatatcAGTCGCACTCCACTATCTCACCTGAACAAAgggaacaccaatgtgagaatgatgttcattgacaccagctcagtgttcaacaccatagtgcccatgaagctcatcactaagctaaggactctgggactaaacacctccctctgcaactggatcctgatgggccgcccccaggtggtaagggtaggtaatgacacatccgccacgctgatcttcaacactggggccactGGGGCGTTCTCAGTCCCCTCatgtagtccctgttcactcatgactgcacggccaggcacgactgcaacaccatcattaagtttgctgatgacaacaatggtaggcctgatcaccgacaacgacgagactgcctatAGGGAGGATCTCAGAGAGCTGGCaaggtggtgccaggacaacaacctctccctcaatgtgagcaagactaataagctgatcgtggactacaggaaaaggcgggccgaaaaggcccccattaacatcgacaagGCTGTAgcggagcaggtcgagagtttcaagttccttggtgtccacatcaccaacgaactatcatggtccaaacataccaagacagtcgtgaagagagcacaacaaaatcttttccccttcaggagactgaaaagatttggcatggtttccagatcctcaaaaggttctacagctgcaccatcgagagcatcctgaccggttgcatcaccgcctgctCGGGATCTGACCGTAAgtcattacagagggtagtgcgaacggcccagtacatcaccggggccaaacttcctgccatccaggacctatttaataggcggtgtcagaggaaagcccataattgtcagagactctagtcacagcttctacccccaagccataagactgctgaacaattcataaaatcgccaccggacaatttacattgacaaccccgcccctcccttttgtacactgctgctactcgctgtttattatctgtacACTTCaacccacctacatgtacagattacctcaactagtacccctgcacactgacttggtaccagtactacctgtatatagcctcgttattgttattcttattgtgttactttttattatttttttattttattttactttagtCTACTTAgtaataaatattttcttaactcttcttgaactgcactgttggttaagggcttgtaagtaagcacgtcacggtaaagtctacacttgttgtattcgacacgtggcaaataaagtttggttTGATTTTAAAAATCCCCCATCTTTttatgataaaaataaatggaacagagctaagcacaggccaaatcctagaggaaaacctggttcagtctgctttcccacagacactggagacaaactcacctttcagcaggacaaaaaccTAAAACACTAGGTCAaatacactggagtttcttaccaagacggcattgaatgttcctgagttgcctagttacagttttgtcttaaatctgcttgaaaatctatggcaagacttgaaagtggctgtctagcaacgatcaacaaccaacctgacagagcttgaagaattttgaaaagaataatgtgcaacaTTTGTcaaatccaggtgtgtaaagctcttagagacttacccagaaagactcacaatggtaatcgctgccaaaggttactctaacatgtattgactcatgtgaatacttatgtgaatgagatatatttctgtatttcattttcaatacatttgctaacatttctgaaatcctattttcccttagTCATTGtgggggtatcgtgtgtagatggttgagaacaaatataaatgtaatccattttttgaattcaggctgtgagACAACACAATacggaataagtcaagaggtgtTAATTCTTTGACGGCACTGCATGTGTGATTTGGTCTTTGAGAGGGAACTGGTATTCTCTGGGGTGAAACTTCAGCTTGACATACAGAGCTCA is a window encoding:
- the LOC112217183 gene encoding scm-like with four MBT domains protein 2 isoform X5 → MQSRPQDRPLALSAGKSHSPTNGREEQVYSDADSMEEEADFNWEEYLEETGATAAPHTAFKHVDISLQSSFQPGMKLEVANKSSPDTYWVATIVTTCGQLLLLRFSGYGDDRKADFWCDVMTAELHPVGWCTQNNKTLQPPEAIKEKYSDWTDFLIQDLTGSRTAPANLLEGALRGKNTVDLIVEGSVMEVRDLTDPYLYWAARVAQNIGGRLRLRHVGIQDDTHDTWLFYLDVRLRPLGWAQENRLSLEPPAELRGLKSALEWQEALEAVRSEAQQNPLPLEVFKDHADLTKHSFRTGMKLEMVSPSEPFHICPVSVTQVYNEHYFQVTVDDLTPEATPLSLVCHSESPGILPVQWCLKNGIGLERPRGYQSQDFDWADYLKQSWTEAAPDACFPDAWQSRGFVKDMWLEAVNPVSPTEVCVAQITQVRGRLLWLRLEGLPKSVPECIVDVESMDIFPVGWCETNAYLLTPPLKPVCQQQKKIAVVQPEKQLAPPQPVETIPLDLCEPVAMDTGSANGRYCCSRIYVNHRCFSGPYLNKGRIAELPQAVGPGKCTLVLKEVLSMLINAAYKPGRVLRELQDVEEQHWDCHEETLKAKYKGKTYRSSIRIVRLAEQIPDFCRRVCVKLQCCPNLFSPVQVTGQCPESCSMQTKTKYTYYYGKKKKLSKPFGGEESLEAKPTRRRKKRKAIFVQKKRRSSAVDYTPAGSPQDSDEDEDEDDLMLQSGSEEGTSSEPREDHIDTCSVEVANSRPRRAVTLRRVTHTGIASGSREGPESRRRSTRSLSYNQGNKYHPPKRQEMQVECSEAECRLVLERNPLEWSVEDVVTFITSTDCAALANIFQEQDIDGQALLLLTLPTVQECMELKLGPAIKLCHQIERVKVAFYAQYAN
- the LOC112217183 gene encoding scm-like with four MBT domains protein 2 isoform X1: MQSRPQDRPLALSAGKSHSPTNGREEQVYSDADSMEEEADFNWEEYLEETGATAAPHTAFKHVDISLQSSFQPGMKLEVANKSSPDTYWVATIVTTCGQLLLLRFSGYGDDRKADFWCDVMTAELHPVGWCTQNNKTLQPPEDNIYLRKAIKEKYSDWTDFLIQDLTGSRTAPANLLEGALRGKNTVDLIVEGSVMEVRDLTDPYLYWAARVAQNIGGRLRLRHVGIQDDTHDTWLFYLDVRLRPLGWAQENRLSLEPPAELRGLKSALEWQEALEAVRSEAQQNPLPLEVFKDHADLTKHSFRTGMKLEMVSPSEPFHICPVSVTQVYNEHYFQVTVDDLTPEATPLSLVCHSESPGILPVQWCLKNGIGLERPRGYQSQDFDWADYLKQSWTEAAPDACFPDAWQSRGFVKDMWLEAVNPVSPTEVCVAQITQVRGRLLWLRLEGLPKSVPECIVDVESMDIFPVGWCETNAYLLTPPLKPVCQQQKKIAVVQPEKQLAPPQPVETIPLDLCEPVAMDTGSANGRYCCSRIYVNHRCFSGPYLNKGRIAELPQAVGPGKCTLVLKEVLSMLINAAYKPGRVLRELQDVEEQHWDCHEETLKAKYKGKTYRSSIRIVRLAEQIPDFCRRVCVKLQCCPNLFSPVQVTGQCPESCSMQTKTKYSWCVRARTNTVIFYKSYYYGKKKKLSKPFGGEESLEAKPTRRRKKRKAIFVQKKRRSSAVDYTPAGSPQDSDEDEDEDDLMLQSGSEEGTSSEPREDHIDTCSVEVANSRPRRAVTLRRVTHTGIASGSREGPESRRRSTRSLSYNQGNKYHPPKRQEMQVECSEAECRLVLERNPLEWSVEDVVTFITSTDCAALANIFQEQDIDGQALLLLTLPTVQECMELKLGPAIKLCHQIERVKVAFYAQYAN
- the LOC112217183 gene encoding scm-like with four MBT domains protein 2 isoform X3, producing the protein MQSRPQDRPLALSAGKSHSPTNGREEQVYSDADSMEEEADFNWEEYLEETGATAAPHTAFKHVDISLQSSFQPGMKLEVANKSSPDTYWVATIVTTCGQLLLLRFSGYGDDRKADFWCDVMTAELHPVGWCTQNNKTLQPPEDNIYLRKAIKEKYSDWTDFLIQDLTGSRTAPANLLEGALRGKNTVDLIVEGSVMEVRDLTDPYLYWAARVAQNIGGRLRLRHVGIQDDTHDTWLFYLDVRLRPLGWAQENRLSLEPPAELRGLKSALEWQEALEAVRSEAQQNPLPLEVFKDHADLTKHSFRTGMKLEMVSPSEPFHICPVSVTQVYNEHYFQVTVDDLTPEATPLSLVCHSESPGILPVQWCLKNGIGLERPRGYQSQDFDWADYLKQSWTEAAPDACFPDAWQSRGFVKDMWLEAVNPVSPTEVCVAQITQVRGRLLWLRLEGLPKSVPECIVDVESMDIFPVGWCETNAYLLTPPLKPVCQQQKKIAVVQPEKQLAPPQPVETIPLDLCEPVAMDTGSANGRYCCSRIYVNHRCFSGPYLNKGRIAELPQAVGPGKCTLVLKEVLSMLINAAYKPGRVLRELQDVEEQHWDCHEETLKAKYKGKTYRSSIRIVRLAEQIPDFCRRVCVKLQCCPNLFSPVQVTGQCPESCSMQTKTKYSEPYYYGKKKKLSKPFGGEESLEAKPTRRRKKRKAIFVQKKRRSSAVDYTPAGSPQDSDEDEDEDDLMLQSGSEEGTSSEPREDHIDTCSVEVANSRPRRAVTLRRVTHTGIASGSREGPESRRRSTRSLSYNQGNKYHPPKRQEMQVECSEAECRLVLERNPLEWSVEDVVTFITSTDCAALANIFQEQDIDGQALLLLTLPTVQECMELKLGPAIKLCHQIERVKVAFYAQYAN
- the LOC112217183 gene encoding scm-like with four MBT domains protein 2 isoform X2, whose protein sequence is MQSRPQDRPLALSAGKSHSPTNGREEQVYSDADSMEEEADFNWEEYLEETGATAAPHTAFKHVDISLQSSFQPGMKLEVANKSSPDTYWVATIVTTCGQLLLLRFSGYGDDRKADFWCDVMTAELHPVGWCTQNNKTLQPPEAIKEKYSDWTDFLIQDLTGSRTAPANLLEGALRGKNTVDLIVEGSVMEVRDLTDPYLYWAARVAQNIGGRLRLRHVGIQDDTHDTWLFYLDVRLRPLGWAQENRLSLEPPAELRGLKSALEWQEALEAVRSEAQQNPLPLEVFKDHADLTKHSFRTGMKLEMVSPSEPFHICPVSVTQVYNEHYFQVTVDDLTPEATPLSLVCHSESPGILPVQWCLKNGIGLERPRGYQSQDFDWADYLKQSWTEAAPDACFPDAWQSRGFVKDMWLEAVNPVSPTEVCVAQITQVRGRLLWLRLEGLPKSVPECIVDVESMDIFPVGWCETNAYLLTPPLKPVCQQQKKIAVVQPEKQLAPPQPVETIPLDLCEPVAMDTGSANGRYCCSRIYVNHRCFSGPYLNKGRIAELPQAVGPGKCTLVLKEVLSMLINAAYKPGRVLRELQDVEEQHWDCHEETLKAKYKGKTYRSSIRIVRLAEQIPDFCRRVCVKLQCCPNLFSPVQVTGQCPESCSMQTKTKYSWCVRARTNTVIFYKSYYYGKKKKLSKPFGGEESLEAKPTRRRKKRKAIFVQKKRRSSAVDYTPAGSPQDSDEDEDEDDLMLQSGSEEGTSSEPREDHIDTCSVEVANSRPRRAVTLRRVTHTGIASGSREGPESRRRSTRSLSYNQGNKYHPPKRQEMQVECSEAECRLVLERNPLEWSVEDVVTFITSTDCAALANIFQEQDIDGQALLLLTLPTVQECMELKLGPAIKLCHQIERVKVAFYAQYAN